A genomic stretch from Rhizobium brockwellii includes:
- a CDS encoding ABC transporter ATP-binding protein, whose product MASAQTQPIQTTDVLSVEGLTTSFLVEGVWKPVVRDVSFTVAPAETVAIVGESGSGKSVTSLSIMRLLQADTSRVEGRVMLGGRDLLALPENAMRQVRGNEVAMIFQEPMTSLNPLFTIGDQISEALLCHSAMSRADAKAETIRLLEKVRIPSAASRFGEYPHRFSGGMRQRVMIAMALASRPKLLIADEPTTALDVTIQGQILDLIKMLQDEEGTSVLFITHDMGVVAEIADRTVVMYRGEQVESGATADIFHRGKHPYTRALLSAVPVLGSMQGRQRPLRFPVVNTATGESDIPAEVADTVAATPVLQVKNLTKRFDIHSGLFGRLTSRVHAVENVSFDLHAGETLSLVGESGCGKSTTGRAIMRLIEPQAGSVLVEGREVLGLDRRDLREMRKSVQMIFQDPFASLNPRMTVGAAIAEPYLEHKMGNSKQAKDVVADLLVKVGLSADMAARYPHEFSGGQRQRICIARALALQPKVIVADESVSALDVSIKAQVINLMLDLQQSLNLAFLFISHDMAVVERVSHRVAVMYLGEIVEIGPRSAVFENPQHPYTKKLIAAVPVPDPDRRHEKRMVANDEIKSPMRPVDYQPASTSYREVGPGHLVMADR is encoded by the coding sequence ATGGCCAGCGCCCAAACCCAACCGATCCAGACGACCGACGTTCTTTCCGTCGAAGGTCTGACGACATCTTTCCTGGTGGAAGGTGTCTGGAAACCGGTCGTGCGTGATGTTTCCTTCACGGTGGCGCCAGCGGAGACGGTGGCGATCGTCGGCGAATCCGGCTCGGGCAAGAGCGTCACCTCGCTCTCCATCATGCGGCTGCTGCAGGCGGATACGAGCCGTGTCGAGGGCCGTGTCATGCTTGGCGGACGCGATCTCCTGGCGTTGCCGGAAAATGCCATGCGGCAGGTGCGCGGTAACGAGGTGGCGATGATCTTCCAGGAGCCGATGACATCGCTCAATCCGCTCTTCACCATCGGCGACCAGATTTCCGAGGCACTGCTCTGCCATTCCGCTATGAGCAGGGCCGATGCCAAAGCCGAGACGATAAGGCTGCTGGAAAAGGTTCGCATCCCCTCGGCCGCCTCGCGCTTCGGTGAATATCCGCATCGTTTTTCCGGCGGCATGCGCCAGCGGGTGATGATCGCCATGGCGCTCGCCAGCCGGCCGAAACTGTTGATCGCCGACGAGCCGACGACGGCGCTCGACGTGACCATCCAGGGCCAGATCCTTGATCTCATCAAGATGCTGCAGGATGAGGAGGGGACCTCGGTTCTGTTCATCACCCATGACATGGGTGTCGTTGCCGAGATCGCCGACAGGACGGTGGTGATGTATCGCGGCGAACAGGTGGAAAGCGGCGCCACCGCCGACATCTTCCACCGCGGCAAACATCCCTATACGAGAGCGCTACTATCGGCCGTGCCGGTGCTCGGCTCGATGCAGGGTCGGCAGAGGCCGCTGCGCTTTCCCGTGGTCAATACCGCAACGGGTGAATCGGACATTCCCGCCGAGGTCGCCGATACGGTGGCAGCGACGCCGGTCCTGCAGGTGAAGAACCTTACCAAGCGCTTCGACATTCATTCCGGCCTGTTCGGCCGGCTGACCAGCCGGGTGCATGCGGTCGAAAACGTCTCCTTCGATCTTCATGCCGGCGAGACGCTGTCGCTGGTCGGCGAATCCGGCTGCGGTAAATCGACGACCGGCCGCGCCATCATGCGGCTGATCGAGCCGCAGGCCGGTTCCGTTCTGGTCGAGGGCAGGGAAGTGCTCGGCCTCGACAGAAGGGATCTGCGCGAGATGCGCAAATCCGTGCAGATGATCTTCCAGGATCCCTTTGCCAGCCTCAACCCGCGCATGACGGTCGGTGCTGCAATCGCCGAACCCTATCTCGAACACAAGATGGGCAATTCGAAGCAGGCAAAGGACGTCGTTGCGGACCTGCTGGTGAAGGTCGGTCTGTCGGCGGATATGGCTGCGCGTTATCCGCATGAGTTTTCCGGCGGCCAGCGCCAGCGCATCTGCATCGCCCGCGCGCTCGCCTTGCAGCCGAAGGTCATCGTCGCCGACGAAAGCGTCTCGGCACTCGACGTCTCGATCAAGGCGCAGGTCATCAACCTGATGCTGGATCTGCAGCAGAGCCTCAACCTCGCCTTCCTGTTCATCTCGCACGACATGGCGGTCGTCGAGCGCGTCAGCCATCGGGTGGCGGTGATGTATCTCGGCGAGATCGTCGAGATCGGTCCGCGGTCCGCGGTCTTCGAAAATCCGCAGCACCCCTATACGAAGAAACTTATCGCAGCAGTGCCCGTGCCCGATCCGGACCGTCGCCACGAAAAGCGGATGGTGGCGAATGACGAGATCAAGAGCCCGATGCGCCCGGTCGATTATCAGCCCGCAAGCACGTCTTATCGCGAAGTCGGGCCGGGCCATCTGGTCATGGCCGATCGGTAG
- a CDS encoding TIGR02587 family membrane protein, giving the protein MSVAITREDFDRSKFFAGIARGIAGALLFALPMFMTMEMWELGFYMDRSRLFLLLIVNIPLLVILSDRIGFERTSTWRQAIRDASIAYGLGVLGSALILFAMGVLKYDQSPHEIIGMIAIQAIPASIGAMLGRSQLGGQSDDGDDAKEGDSDDPIHERETSYAGELFLMAVGALFLNLNVAPTEEMILLSYKMTPWHGLLMIAASLAVMHGFVYALSFKGSHDLAEGTPSWHAFVRFTLPGYVIAGLISAYCLWTFHRTDDIGSTQILMAVVVLSFPGAIGAAAARLIL; this is encoded by the coding sequence TTGAGTGTCGCGATTACTCGTGAGGATTTCGATAGAAGCAAATTTTTTGCAGGGATCGCACGCGGTATTGCGGGAGCGTTGCTTTTCGCGCTGCCCATGTTCATGACCATGGAAATGTGGGAGCTCGGCTTCTACATGGACCGCAGCCGCCTGTTTCTCTTGCTGATCGTCAATATTCCCCTTCTCGTTATTCTCTCGGACCGGATCGGATTTGAGCGGACGTCGACCTGGCGACAAGCGATCCGTGACGCAAGCATTGCCTACGGCCTTGGGGTTCTGGGCAGCGCACTGATCCTCTTCGCCATGGGGGTTCTGAAATACGACCAATCTCCGCACGAGATTATCGGAATGATCGCGATCCAGGCCATACCTGCCAGCATTGGCGCGATGCTAGGTCGGAGCCAGCTCGGCGGACAATCGGACGATGGTGACGATGCCAAGGAAGGCGATAGTGATGACCCAATCCACGAACGGGAAACGAGCTACGCCGGTGAACTATTCCTGATGGCGGTCGGCGCTTTGTTCCTCAACCTCAACGTCGCGCCCACCGAGGAAATGATCTTGCTCTCGTACAAGATGACGCCGTGGCATGGCCTGCTCATGATCGCCGCCTCGCTGGCAGTCATGCATGGGTTCGTTTACGCCCTTTCTTTCAAGGGGAGCCACGATCTCGCCGAGGGTACGCCAAGCTGGCACGCTTTCGTTCGCTTCACCCTGCCGGGCTATGTAATTGCCGGTCTGATTAGTGCCTATTGCCTCTGGACGTTCCATAGAACCGATGACATCGGGTCTACCCAAATCCTTATGGCCGTTGTCGTTCTGAGCTTTCCCGGTGCCATTGGCGCGGCAGCAGCTCGCCTGATCCTGTGA
- a CDS encoding glutathione S-transferase, with protein sequence MSQAALTISSKNYSSWSLRGWLLCRMAGLDFAEVLVEMDDEARQELLLLSPSVLVPRLTHDDVTVWDTLAIAEYLHEVAPTAGLWPAERAARARCRSVSGEMHSGFHNLRSALPMNLKARHERFKIFSGARPDVERVKAIWTECLEASGGPWLFGTVPTVADAMYAPVCTRFRTYAVELEPRLAAYVETVLSWPLMGEWTEGALVEPDEIVELEVEF encoded by the coding sequence ATGTCGCAGGCGGCACTGACGATTTCCTCGAAGAACTACTCCTCATGGTCTCTGCGCGGCTGGCTGCTGTGCCGGATGGCCGGGCTGGACTTCGCCGAAGTCCTTGTGGAAATGGATGACGAGGCGCGTCAGGAACTGCTTCTGCTTTCACCATCGGTCCTGGTGCCGAGGCTGACCCATGACGATGTGACGGTCTGGGACACGCTGGCGATTGCCGAATATCTCCATGAGGTGGCGCCCACTGCCGGGCTCTGGCCGGCCGAGCGCGCGGCGCGCGCCCGTTGCCGGTCGGTCTCGGGCGAGATGCATTCGGGTTTCCACAATCTGCGCTCGGCATTGCCGATGAACCTCAAGGCGCGGCATGAGCGGTTCAAGATATTTTCAGGCGCGCGGCCCGATGTCGAGCGCGTCAAGGCGATCTGGACCGAATGCCTCGAGGCAAGCGGCGGACCCTGGCTGTTCGGGACCGTGCCGACCGTGGCCGATGCGATGTACGCGCCGGTCTGCACCCGCTTTCGCACCTATGCGGTGGAGCTGGAGCCGCGGCTTGCAGCCTATGTCGAGACGGTGCTGTCCTGGCCGCTGATGGGCGAATGGACCGAAGGGGCGTTGGTCGAGCCGGACGAGATCGTCGAGCTGGAAGTCGAGTTCTGA
- a CDS encoding DUF1206 domain-containing protein, giving the protein MTRSKFEWLARAGYSARGIVFLLVAALAVFSSFGGGKADTKSALDAVLEQPLGRVWLGLIGLGLLGFVAWRLAQSIANADNHDHSVKSYLIRAALLGSAVTYTGLAIYAFQDALGFGSGGDGGEKGLAAWAMSQPLGRFLAGAIGLGFVVGGAVTALKGITRRFERYLTLGQSRPLLLICVYGLVSRGVVFVIVGIFFCYTAFTVDPGQAGSISDALTFVRQLPFGAVLYLVVAIGLAAFGIYNLVEARYRTVSTPNLSQVRSELPLSHN; this is encoded by the coding sequence ATGACCAGGTCGAAATTTGAATGGCTTGCGCGGGCTGGATACAGCGCCCGAGGCATTGTGTTTTTGCTCGTTGCTGCGCTGGCAGTATTTTCGAGCTTCGGCGGCGGAAAGGCCGATACCAAATCGGCGCTCGACGCTGTCTTGGAACAGCCATTGGGCCGGGTGTGGCTGGGCTTGATAGGGCTCGGGCTACTCGGCTTCGTAGCATGGCGGCTTGCCCAGTCCATCGCGAACGCAGACAACCATGACCACAGTGTGAAAAGCTACCTGATCCGTGCCGCCCTTCTCGGGAGCGCCGTGACCTACACGGGGTTGGCGATATACGCCTTTCAGGACGCCCTTGGTTTTGGATCTGGTGGCGACGGCGGAGAAAAGGGCTTAGCAGCCTGGGCCATGTCGCAGCCGCTTGGCCGATTCCTAGCTGGTGCGATTGGTCTCGGGTTTGTCGTTGGTGGTGCCGTTACCGCGCTGAAAGGCATCACGCGGCGGTTTGAGCGATATCTCACGCTCGGTCAAAGCCGACCTCTGTTATTGATTTGCGTTTATGGGCTGGTTTCCCGTGGGGTCGTTTTCGTGATCGTCGGCATCTTCTTTTGCTATACGGCCTTCACCGTCGATCCGGGCCAGGCGGGAAGCATAAGTGATGCCTTGACCTTCGTGAGACAGCTTCCTTTCGGAGCTGTTCTCTACCTCGTCGTGGCTATCGGCTTGGCTGCGTTCGGGATCTATAATCTGGTCGAGGCACGATATCGAACCGTGTCGACACCAAATCTCTCGCAGGTACGGTCGGAGCTGCCACTATCTCACAACTGA
- a CDS encoding ABC transporter permease — protein MADIAIKSVEGEGSKFTKRLLKRKTVALGLLILTIFVLLAVFAPVVAPYSPSKLSIVNRLKPPSGTFFFGTDEFGRDVFSRTIFAGRLSLLVGVAVVTLSAVIGVTLGLLAGFFQKLDTPIARLIDAMMAFPDILLAIALVAALGPSLTTVIIALSIVYAPRLARIVRASTLVIRELPYVEAARALGISTFHIMTRHVLRNLLSPILVQATFLFASAMLAEAGLSFLGLGVSPEIPTWGTMIAAGRQYIGQADWMTLFPGVAIILSVLSLQMVGDGLRDMLDPRLRKDL, from the coding sequence ATGGCTGATATCGCAATCAAATCAGTCGAAGGTGAGGGCAGCAAATTCACCAAGCGCCTGCTGAAGCGCAAGACGGTCGCCTTGGGTCTGCTGATCCTGACGATCTTCGTGCTTCTGGCAGTCTTTGCGCCTGTTGTCGCGCCCTATTCGCCGTCGAAGCTTTCCATCGTCAATCGGCTGAAGCCGCCGAGCGGCACCTTTTTCTTCGGCACCGATGAGTTCGGCCGTGACGTCTTTTCGCGTACGATCTTCGCCGGCCGCCTGTCGCTGCTCGTCGGTGTTGCGGTCGTGACGCTCTCGGCCGTGATCGGCGTGACGCTCGGCCTGCTTGCCGGCTTCTTCCAGAAGCTCGATACGCCGATCGCCCGATTGATCGACGCGATGATGGCGTTTCCGGATATTCTACTGGCGATCGCGCTCGTCGCCGCCCTTGGCCCGTCGCTGACGACTGTTATCATCGCGCTGTCGATCGTCTATGCGCCGCGCCTTGCCCGCATCGTACGCGCTTCGACGCTGGTCATTCGTGAACTCCCCTATGTCGAGGCGGCGAGGGCGCTCGGCATTTCGACCTTCCACATCATGACACGGCATGTGCTGCGCAATCTGCTGTCGCCGATCCTGGTGCAGGCCACCTTCCTCTTTGCGAGCGCGATGCTTGCCGAAGCCGGCCTGTCTTTCCTCGGCCTTGGCGTCAGCCCCGAAATCCCGACCTGGGGAACGATGATCGCCGCCGGCCGGCAGTATATCGGCCAGGCCGACTGGATGACGCTGTTTCCGGGTGTCGCCATCATCCTCTCCGTGCTGTCGCTGCAGATGGTCGGCGATGGCCTCAGAGACATGCTCGATCCAAGACTGCGCAAGGATCTTTAA
- a CDS encoding polyhydroxyalkanoate depolymerase: MLYQAYQFQDDLIAPLRDLARRLQIFSATALWGSGSEMGRHFAAALEMISRFEITHQRPDFAIDSVMIGNRVVPVTVETVLDMPFGTLLRFATDTDAKRPRVLVVAPLSGHFATLLRGTVQTLLRDHDVYITDWANARDVPLSAGRFGMDDYVDYIMHFLEEIGPGAHILAVCQPCVQALAAVAVMSEERHPATPRTMTLMAGPIDPRESPTKVNELAVSKSLAWFENSLITGVPWRYRGAGRRVYPGFLQLVAFMSMNMQRHQDAHRRLYDHLAKGETAEAGKIKKFYDEYFAVLDLTEEFYIETIERVFQKAELATGDLTHHGRKVDPGQIRNTALLTVEGGRDDICALGQTSAAHDLCRALRPHLKRHHLQANVGHYGVFSGRRWEGEIYPVVRNMILAME, encoded by the coding sequence ATGCTCTACCAGGCCTATCAGTTCCAGGATGATCTCATCGCGCCGCTCCGCGATCTGGCGCGGCGCTTGCAAATCTTCTCGGCGACAGCGCTCTGGGGATCCGGCAGCGAAATGGGACGGCACTTCGCCGCCGCGCTGGAGATGATCTCACGCTTCGAGATCACCCACCAACGTCCGGATTTCGCCATAGACTCGGTCATGATCGGCAATCGCGTGGTGCCCGTCACCGTCGAGACCGTACTCGACATGCCCTTCGGCACGCTGCTGCGCTTTGCAACGGACACCGATGCAAAGCGGCCGCGGGTGCTGGTCGTCGCCCCGCTGTCCGGCCATTTCGCAACACTCCTGCGCGGCACGGTGCAGACCCTGCTGCGCGATCACGACGTCTATATCACCGACTGGGCGAACGCCCGCGACGTGCCGCTGTCGGCCGGACGCTTCGGCATGGACGACTATGTCGATTATATCATGCATTTCCTGGAGGAAATCGGCCCCGGCGCTCATATCCTCGCCGTCTGCCAGCCCTGCGTACAGGCGCTGGCCGCCGTTGCCGTGATGTCGGAAGAGCGGCATCCCGCCACCCCGCGCACCATGACGCTGATGGCCGGGCCGATCGATCCGCGCGAGAGCCCGACGAAGGTCAACGAACTTGCCGTATCGAAGTCGCTCGCCTGGTTCGAGAACTCGCTGATCACGGGCGTTCCCTGGCGTTATCGGGGCGCCGGGCGGCGGGTCTATCCCGGCTTCCTCCAGCTCGTCGCCTTCATGTCGATGAACATGCAGCGCCACCAGGACGCCCATCGCAGGCTCTACGACCATCTGGCGAAGGGCGAGACGGCAGAAGCCGGCAAGATCAAGAAGTTCTACGACGAATATTTCGCCGTACTCGACCTCACCGAAGAATTCTACATCGAAACCATCGAACGCGTCTTCCAGAAGGCGGAACTCGCGACCGGCGACTTGACCCACCATGGCCGCAAGGTCGACCCGGGCCAGATCCGCAACACGGCGCTTTTGACCGTCGAGGGCGGCCGCGACGACATCTGCGCGCTCGGCCAGACGTCGGCCGCGCACGATCTCTGTCGTGCACTGCGCCCGCATCTGAAGCGCCATCATCTTCAGGCCAATGTCGGACATTACGGCGTCTTCAGCGGCCGCCGCTGGGAGGGGGAAATCTACCCCGTCGTGCGCAACATGATCCTGGCGATGGAATAG
- a CDS encoding GNAT family N-acetyltransferase: protein MRLESERLILRPWRPQDRKPFAAINAEPDVVRFLNPLTDEQSNAMLDRIDLHFEDHGWGFWALEEKASGELIGLCGLNNVSPALPFAPAVEIGWRLSASRHGAGYAREAAERSLDFAFNDLKLDRIVSFTVPANSNSWGLMRRLGMNRIGEFDHPNLAEGHPLRHHVLYELRSSNGI, encoded by the coding sequence ATGAGGCTCGAAAGCGAACGTCTGATTTTGAGACCCTGGCGACCGCAGGATCGCAAGCCCTTCGCTGCGATCAATGCCGAGCCCGACGTCGTCAGATTTCTCAATCCTCTGACCGACGAACAGTCGAATGCTATGCTCGACCGCATCGACCTTCACTTCGAGGATCATGGCTGGGGGTTCTGGGCGCTGGAGGAGAAGGCAAGCGGCGAGTTGATCGGCCTCTGCGGTCTCAACAATGTTTCGCCGGCTTTGCCGTTTGCCCCGGCAGTCGAAATCGGTTGGCGGCTTTCAGCCTCGCGCCACGGCGCCGGATATGCGCGCGAGGCCGCGGAACGGTCTCTCGATTTTGCGTTCAACGATCTGAAGCTTGACCGCATCGTCAGCTTCACGGTGCCCGCAAACAGCAATTCCTGGGGTTTGATGAGACGGCTAGGGATGAACCGGATCGGTGAGTTCGATCATCCCAATTTGGCCGAAGGGCATCCGTTGCGCCATCACGTGCTCTACGAACTGCGATCATCAAACGGTATTTGA
- a CDS encoding ABC transporter permease gives MIRYILQRLFGMIVVMFLVVTIVFVIVRVTPGDPAAVMLGPDATPQDIADLRARLGLDQSLGLQYVYYIGQMLRGDLGQSIFLNMPVTSALLDRAEPTFFLTLFSLAIASIIALPIGIYAAYRRGSFIDQAATTLAMFAASIPSFWLGLILMQFFAVRLNLFPVSGYGGPGSTFLDRMYHLTLPAFALGIVSSALILRFTRASMLDVLGDDYIRTARAKGLIERRVILKHALKNALIPILTVIGLTAAVLISGAVVTETVFGLPGVGNLVVSAVLRRDYPVIQGALLVIAALYVLINFAIDMLYLLIDPRVRY, from the coding sequence ATGATACGCTACATCCTCCAGCGCCTGTTCGGCATGATCGTCGTGATGTTTCTCGTCGTCACGATCGTCTTCGTCATCGTGCGCGTGACGCCGGGAGATCCGGCCGCCGTCATGCTCGGGCCGGATGCGACGCCGCAGGATATTGCCGACCTCAGGGCCCGGCTCGGCCTCGATCAGTCGCTCGGCCTGCAATATGTCTACTATATCGGCCAGATGCTGAGAGGTGATCTCGGTCAGTCGATCTTCCTCAACATGCCTGTCACCTCGGCCTTGCTCGACCGGGCCGAGCCGACCTTCTTCCTGACTTTGTTTTCGCTCGCCATTGCCAGCATCATCGCCCTGCCTATCGGCATCTATGCCGCCTATCGGCGCGGCTCCTTCATTGACCAGGCGGCAACGACGCTCGCCATGTTTGCCGCCAGCATTCCGAGCTTCTGGCTCGGCCTGATCCTGATGCAGTTCTTCGCCGTCAGGCTCAACCTCTTCCCGGTCTCGGGTTATGGCGGTCCGGGCTCGACCTTTCTCGATCGGATGTATCATCTGACGCTGCCTGCCTTTGCGCTCGGCATCGTCTCCTCGGCGCTGATCCTGCGTTTCACCCGCGCGTCGATGCTCGATGTGCTTGGCGACGATTATATCCGCACGGCACGCGCCAAGGGGTTGATCGAGCGCCGGGTCATTCTCAAGCACGCGCTGAAGAATGCGCTTATCCCGATCCTGACGGTGATCGGCCTGACGGCAGCGGTACTGATATCTGGCGCCGTCGTCACCGAGACCGTCTTCGGCCTGCCGGGTGTCGGCAATCTCGTCGTCTCGGCGGTGCTGCGCCGCGACTATCCGGTCATCCAGGGGGCGCTGCTCGTCATCGCCGCGCTCTACGTGCTGATCAATTTTGCGATCGACATGCTCTATCTGCTGATCGATCCGAGGGTGCGCTACTGA
- a CDS encoding bifunctional allantoicase/(S)-ureidoglycine aminohydrolase — MNNNDYYSKLGGLPPQTELLSSKAVFTTAYAVIPRSVMTDIVTSVLPHWTGTRAWVLSRPLSGFSETFSQYVMEVQPGGGSDRPEPNKRAEAVLFVVEGEMTVELDGNSHALRAGSFAYIPAGSVWRLKNGSSAAAKFHWIRKAFQQVEGLEPPPAIVTHEDEHAISAMPDTDGRWGTTRFIDPADVRYDMHVNIVTLEPGAVIPFMETHVMEHGLYVLEGKAVYRLNQDWVEVEAGDFMWLRSFCPQACYAGGPGRFRYLLYKDVNRHMTLW; from the coding sequence ATGAACAACAACGACTATTATTCCAAACTCGGCGGACTGCCGCCGCAAACCGAGCTGCTTTCCAGCAAGGCCGTTTTCACCACAGCCTACGCGGTCATCCCGCGCAGCGTGATGACCGATATCGTCACCAGCGTCCTTCCTCACTGGACGGGGACACGGGCATGGGTTCTCTCCCGGCCGCTTTCCGGTTTCTCCGAGACCTTTTCGCAATATGTGATGGAGGTTCAACCGGGCGGCGGAAGCGATCGGCCGGAGCCCAACAAGCGGGCCGAAGCGGTCCTGTTCGTCGTCGAAGGCGAGATGACCGTGGAGCTCGACGGCAACAGCCATGCGCTGCGCGCCGGTTCGTTCGCCTATATTCCGGCGGGCTCGGTCTGGCGCCTGAAAAACGGCAGTTCGGCTGCGGCAAAATTCCACTGGATTCGAAAGGCCTTTCAGCAGGTCGAGGGGCTGGAGCCGCCACCGGCGATTGTCACGCATGAGGACGAACACGCCATCTCGGCGATGCCTGATACCGATGGACGCTGGGGGACGACCCGGTTCATCGATCCGGCCGATGTCCGCTACGACATGCACGTGAATATCGTGACTCTGGAGCCGGGCGCGGTGATCCCCTTCATGGAAACCCATGTCATGGAACATGGTCTCTATGTGCTGGAGGGCAAGGCGGTCTATCGGCTGAACCAGGATTGGGTCGAGGTCGAGGCCGGCGACTTCATGTGGTTGCGCTCCTTCTGCCCGCAGGCATGTTACGCCGGTGGCCCCGGCCGTTTCCGCTACCTGCTCTACAAGGACGTCAACCGTCACATGACGCTCTGGTAG
- a CDS encoding RidA family protein codes for MTGVCVNQFPTAAGKVENSPYERLAALGIALPPPPPPIANFVTHVIEGNMLYLSGQGPREADGFMHAGKVGGGVSVEAAYGHARLTGINLLAVMQDALGDLSRVKRVVKLLGMVNAVPDFEDHPSVINGCSDLLIEVFGQAGEHARSAVGFGSLPGNITVEIEAIVALHG; via the coding sequence ATGACAGGAGTTTGCGTGAATCAGTTTCCCACCGCCGCCGGCAAGGTCGAGAACTCGCCTTACGAACGGCTTGCCGCCCTCGGCATTGCGCTTCCGCCGCCGCCGCCGCCGATCGCCAATTTCGTCACGCACGTGATCGAAGGCAATATGCTCTACCTCTCCGGCCAGGGGCCGCGTGAGGCCGACGGCTTCATGCATGCCGGCAAGGTCGGTGGTGGGGTCAGTGTCGAGGCGGCCTACGGCCATGCGCGGCTGACCGGCATTAACCTGCTTGCCGTCATGCAGGACGCGCTCGGCGATCTCTCCCGGGTCAAGCGGGTAGTGAAATTGCTCGGCATGGTCAATGCCGTGCCTGATTTCGAAGATCATCCGAGCGTCATCAACGGCTGCTCGGATCTGCTGATTGAAGTCTTCGGGCAAGCCGGCGAACATGCCCGCTCGGCCGTCGGCTTCGGCTCGCTGCCCGGCAATATCACCGTCGAGATCGAGGCGATCGTCGCCTTGCACGGCTAA
- a CDS encoding aminotransferase class V-fold PLP-dependent enzyme, which produces MSTDIRPSLGLRPVINVSGTMTSLGASIVVPEAISAMASILPHFVEISDLQRKASAVIARLTGGEAGFVTASCSAGISLAVAGAITGNNLLAIERLPDVAAEKNEVLVQMGHVVSYGAPVDQAIRLAGGKVVLVGQATSTHRFHMENAITEKTAAAVYVVSHHVVDYGLLNLKEFVEIAHAKGVPVIVDAASEYDLRIFLEQGADIALYSGHKFLGGPTSGIVAGRKELVRHAFLQNMGIGRGMKVGKESIFGVMAALEAWENRDHAGIRERETGYLNLWKRTLDGRPGLTVLIEPDPTNNPLDRLRLIVDPEQAHITAWDLADALAKGSPPIIVRDHEVEHRYFYLDPCNLHPGEETVVAERLAQELDKARASNEIIATPIENRSRHRFDGALRWPD; this is translated from the coding sequence ATGTCCACTGATATCCGCCCGTCGCTCGGCCTTCGCCCTGTCATCAATGTATCGGGCACGATGACCAGCCTCGGCGCCTCGATCGTCGTTCCCGAAGCGATCAGCGCGATGGCATCGATCCTGCCGCACTTCGTCGAGATCAGCGACCTGCAACGCAAGGCCAGCGCCGTCATCGCCCGGCTGACCGGCGGCGAGGCGGGCTTCGTCACGGCCTCCTGCTCGGCCGGCATTTCGCTGGCCGTCGCTGGCGCGATCACCGGCAATAACCTGCTGGCGATCGAGAGGCTGCCGGATGTCGCGGCGGAGAAAAACGAAGTGCTGGTGCAGATGGGCCATGTCGTCAGTTACGGCGCTCCGGTCGACCAGGCGATCCGGCTTGCCGGCGGCAAGGTCGTGCTTGTCGGGCAGGCGACCTCGACGCATCGCTTCCACATGGAAAACGCCATCACCGAGAAGACCGCAGCCGCCGTCTATGTCGTCTCCCATCATGTCGTCGATTACGGCCTTTTGAATCTCAAGGAATTCGTCGAGATTGCCCATGCCAAGGGCGTGCCCGTCATCGTCGATGCCGCCTCGGAATATGATCTCAGGATTTTCCTGGAGCAGGGGGCCGATATCGCCCTTTACTCCGGCCATAAATTTCTCGGCGGCCCGACCTCGGGCATCGTTGCCGGCAGGAAGGAGCTGGTGCGTCATGCCTTCCTGCAGAATATGGGCATCGGCCGTGGCATGAAGGTCGGCAAGGAGAGCATCTTCGGCGTCATGGCAGCGCTCGAAGCTTGGGAAAACCGCGACCATGCCGGCATCCGGGAACGCGAGACCGGCTATCTCAACCTGTGGAAGCGCACGCTCGACGGCCGCCCTGGCCTCACAGTGCTGATCGAGCCCGACCCGACCAACAATCCGCTCGATCGGCTGCGCCTGATCGTCGATCCCGAGCAAGCCCATATCACCGCCTGGGATCTGGCCGATGCGCTCGCCAAGGGCAGCCCGCCGATCATCGTGCGCGACCATGAGGTGGAGCACCGCTATTTCTACCTCGACCCGTGCAATCTGCACCCGGGCGAGGAGACGGTCGTCGCGGAGCGCCTGGCGCAGGAACTCGACAAGGCGCGCGCCTCCAACGAGATCATCGCAACGCCGATCGAGAACCGCAGCAGGCACCGCTTCGACGGTGCGTTGCGCTGGCCGGATTGA